The nucleotide window TTTCTATTTGGGGGCAACAGAGGACAATCTGGATCAAATTAAGTCCCTGAATCCCAGAAAACACTGTGGTGTAAAAGTGTTTATGGGCGCTTCTACCGGTGACTTGCTGGTTGAACACCCTCAGGCTCTGGATGATATATTCCGGGAAAGTCCGGTTCTGATTGTGACCCACTGCGAAAGCACGCCCGTCATTAACCAGAATTTTCAGCGAATACAGGCTCAGGGTCGCTCACTGACCATACTCGATCATCCGGTTATTCGAGATGTCGATGCTTGTTACGCTTCATCGTCTTATGCCGTGAATCTGGCTAAAAAATACCGCAGTCAATTACACGTGCTGCATATCACTACTGAAAAAGAATTGAGTTTATTCGCAAGCGGCGATATCGAGAATAAACACATTACCGCCGAAGCCTGTGTGCACCATTTGTGGTTTTGTGACCAAGATTATCCCCGTTTGGGCAATTTCATAAAATGTAATCCAGCCATTAAATCGGTAACAGATCGCGACGCGCTGATTCAGGCTTTGCACAATAATCAGATCGATATTATCGCTACAGACCACGCACCTCATACGCTGGAAGAAAAACAAACTGATTACCACCGAGCGCCAGCTGGTTTGCCATTGGTGCAACACGCATTATTAAGTTTACTTGACCATGTTAAACATCAGCGTCTGAGCCTGGAGCAAATTGTTGAAAAAACAGCTCACAACCCGGCTAAACGCTATGGTGTGAAAGAACGTGGATTTATTCGTGAAGGCTATTACGCCGACTTGGTGTTGGTTGATACCAATAGAGCCACTCATGTCAGCCACGACAATGTTTATTACCGCTGTGGCTGGACACCTTTTGATGATCATCAGTTTTCGTCGAGCATTCGCGGCACATGGGTAAATGGCCACAAGATGTTTGACGGGCAGCAAGTGACCGATTGCGCGGCTGCTTCAATGCGGCTGGAATTTAATCGATAACTGTTCAAACAACGTAGAGGAGAACACTTTTGTTAATGCAGGCTTTGCCAGATGTGACTTCGGATTTACACGCGGAGACACCCTCAGCTTTACAATGGGTCGGCATGGAAGATATTGCTGTCCCCATTACCGTGGGTTTGGAAGGTAAGGGCCCGCAGACCGTTGTGTCTAGAGCTAATGTATACGTCAGCCTGGATAAGCCTGAGGTGAAAGGTATTCATATGTCGCGGCTGCATTCTGTGATCAATCAGCTTGCAGAGCGTGAATGCAATCAGCTTACCATTCAAAATCTACTGCATGAGATAGTTGACTCGCAAAGCGGCATAGGCCAACACGCTAAAATAGAGCTTTCGTTCGACCTGCTACTGGAAAAGCCGGCTTTATTGAGCGGTGAAAGTGGTTATCAATCTTACCCTGTTACGATCAAATCCGAAAAAAACGCCAAGGGATTTTCTTCAGAGTTTGAGATTGCCATTCCTTACTCCAGTACATGTCCTTGCTCTGCATCCCTTGCACGCCAGCTCACAGCCAACGCGGCCAACTTGAAATTCCCGGATGCAACCATCGACAAAGCGAATTTGATTGGCTGGCTGCAATCCCCTGCGGGCTCGATAGCGACCCCCCATAGTCAGCGCTCCTATGCCTACATTCGTCTGTTTTTGGCCAATAACGATTGGCCTAATTTGTCCTCGCTGATTTTTCAACTGGAAGACGTTATTGGCACACCAGTACAAACCGCGGTAAAGCGTTCAGATGAGCAAGAGTTTGCCAGGCTAAACGCTGAAAACCTAATGTTTTGTGAAGATGCTGCAAGGCGGATTAAGTTCGCGCTTGAGCATATGAGCTTTGTAACTGACTACTGGTTTAAGGTGGAACATCAAGAAAGTTTACACGCCCACAATGCAGTGGTTATTGACCAAAAACACACTGGGAGAGCTACGTCATGAACGCTTCAAGCTCAAAAACCAAAAAGCTAACCGAGGAACAAATTTTAAAGGCACCTAAAGCGGATTACATGAACCCTGGGCAGCTTGAATTTTTTAGGGAGCGATTGCTGGGCTTGCACGATTCTACCTGTGCCCGAATTAAAGACGCAAAAAGTCAAATGGTTAGCCCAATGGATTTCAGCGACCCAAGTGATCGAGCAACCAGCGAAGAGCAATCCGCCATTGCACTGCGCATCGTTGATAGAGAACAAAAGCTGTTGCCGAAAATTCGGCAATCGCTGGAGCGCATTCGACTGGGCGACTACGGGTACTGCATGGAAACCGGCGAGCCCATTGGTATTCCACGCCTTCTAGCCAGGCCAACAGCTGAATATTGTGCAGAAGTAAAGGCGCTAAAAGAAATTAAAGAAAACCACTACAAAGGTTGATGTTGTTTCTATTGATAGTGGTCTGTTCGAAGATGTATGTCTACATCCCAGGTGCAAACTTTGAAAAAGTGAATTTTATTTAACTGAGAGAAACAAAAATGGAAAAAACTTTTATCCCGAATAGCTACGAAGAATGGCGGCATTGTATTACGGTTGAATGTAGACTTGAGTTAACCGAATCTTTTATTTCAGAGCGCATAGCGGCATTGCAAAACCCACGGGATTACTCTACGAAAAAATTTATTCAGCTCTACGGACAACACCATTTACAAAAAGTGCTCGGTTGGTTTGAACAGGCAAAGCACTAAATTGGGTTCGGTTTTAAACAACAGGTGGGTTCTTCGGGCCTTTTAGGTGAAAGGCCTGATGGAGCTTACTTAAAGTGACGGGCGCCACTGCATAGCTTTAAACGTAACCATCACGCAAAAAGAACAAGAGTGTTTAGCTAAGAGTTTAAAATTCCTTTTAAATCAGATAGCTAAAAGGATATAAGAGCAAAGTGGTGCCCAGGAGAGGACTTGTCACTAAGCACCAACTTTTCTAAATATCTTTATATTTCAATAACTTAAAATAATCTCCAAGCTTCATCTTCTCTTATAATCCCAAAAAGAGCAAGTTTTAGACGCAAACTGACCCTTCTCAACATGGTAAGGTATTAGAAGTAGTGCTTAATGGGCACAGAACAAGGAGCTGTTACTCAAATGACCTCACGAATAATAATTATTCTTATTTCCTCGCTAATCTCAGCTTGTGCTTCAGTGCCTTCTGTTCAGTTATCTCCAGCAGAAATTGAGCGACAATTTGCCGTTTCAGAAGGGAAGGCTTTGATCTTTCTTTGTAGGAAAATTGAAGTGAAAGGGTCTGGCCTCATTATCCCTGTATCGCTCAATAATCAGTTTAAAGGCAATATGGGCTACAAGACCTACTTTCGTTGGGAGGTAGAACCGGGTAAACACACTATACAAGCGCACATGGCAAAAGGTGCTGAGATTGATTTAATGGCCACTGAGGGTGAGTCCTACTTTGTGTATTCTGAGACAACCTTTGCATTTATGGGGCAGCCGGGAGCAGAGCTGACACTAATATCAAGGTCAGAAGGTATGGATGCAGTTAGGAGCAGCAAATTTATAGCTGAGAAGCCTTGATGTTCGGTGAGTCAATAAACGGTTTACTCTCCGGCTGTTATGTTTGATTGTCTCGAAAGATATAGTGCGAGAATCCTTGGCCTCAGTATTGGAGCATTTGCTTTCTTTATGAGCGGCTTTGTATTCATTACCAAAAGCATTGGAGGGAGGGGAGCCAGATACTCATTAACAGATAATGAGGCTTTACTTCTTTCGATGGCATTTCTTGCCGTTGTCTTTATTGCCATTAGAGTTACTTAGAAGGTAAAAGAGTAGCCTTAAAAACAATAAAAAACCCTCGGTGCATATCGGTTTCAAGGAGTAGAATTTTGTCAGTGCTCAAAGTAGTTCTAATCGCCTGTATTGTCAGCTTAGTTGCTTGTTCTGGAGAAGATACCAAAGAATACTCTGCTGATGATG belongs to bacterium SCSIO 12696 and includes:
- a CDS encoding dihydroorotase, producing MTDSTLIKNAKIVNDGEVIEADLGICDQRIARIDKDISAANYDQVIEAGDLYLLPGMIDDQVHFREPGLTHKGTIASESRAAVAGGITTYMEMPNVQPATTSIDALEKKFEIASKNSIANYSFYLGATEDNLDQIKSLNPRKHCGVKVFMGASTGDLLVEHPQALDDIFRESPVLIVTHCESTPVINQNFQRIQAQGRSLTILDHPVIRDVDACYASSSYAVNLAKKYRSQLHVLHITTEKELSLFASGDIENKHITAEACVHHLWFCDQDYPRLGNFIKCNPAIKSVTDRDALIQALHNNQIDIIATDHAPHTLEEKQTDYHRAPAGLPLVQHALLSLLDHVKHQRLSLEQIVEKTAHNPAKRYGVKERGFIREGYYADLVLVDTNRATHVSHDNVYYRCGWTPFDDHQFSSSIRGTWVNGHKMFDGQQVTDCAAASMRLEFNR
- a CDS encoding GTP cyclohydrolase I FolE2; this encodes MQALPDVTSDLHAETPSALQWVGMEDIAVPITVGLEGKGPQTVVSRANVYVSLDKPEVKGIHMSRLHSVINQLAERECNQLTIQNLLHEIVDSQSGIGQHAKIELSFDLLLEKPALLSGESGYQSYPVTIKSEKNAKGFSSEFEIAIPYSSTCPCSASLARQLTANAANLKFPDATIDKANLIGWLQSPAGSIATPHSQRSYAYIRLFLANNDWPNLSSLIFQLEDVIGTPVQTAVKRSDEQEFARLNAENLMFCEDAARRIKFALEHMSFVTDYWFKVEHQESLHAHNAVVIDQKHTGRATS
- a CDS encoding TraR/DksA C4-type zinc finger protein; translated protein: MNASSSKTKKLTEEQILKAPKADYMNPGQLEFFRERLLGLHDSTCARIKDAKSQMVSPMDFSDPSDRATSEEQSAIALRIVDREQKLLPKIRQSLERIRLGDYGYCMETGEPIGIPRLLARPTAEYCAEVKALKEIKENHYKG
- a CDS encoding DUF2846 domain-containing protein, producing MGTEQGAVTQMTSRIIIILISSLISACASVPSVQLSPAEIERQFAVSEGKALIFLCRKIEVKGSGLIIPVSLNNQFKGNMGYKTYFRWEVEPGKHTIQAHMAKGAEIDLMATEGESYFVYSETTFAFMGQPGAELTLISRSEGMDAVRSSKFIAEKP